In the genome of Helicobacter kayseriensis, one region contains:
- the lptE gene encoding LPS assembly lipoprotein LptE, protein MSYYAKTAFGKSVYVEIKNRSDFPQAGVNLKDRLNRVVLARLHLELASKEKAESILEAEITGLDFEMISQDAQGFANYYRANVKVAFSYKVLDGERYQVVLESSSDYASNESLNSIMIEENQMNAIDTALKNIVDQFVSRIFYQGTLHQRNNAANAQ, encoded by the coding sequence TTGTCCTATTATGCAAAAACAGCTTTTGGGAAGAGTGTTTATGTCGAGATCAAAAATCGATCTGATTTTCCTCAAGCAGGAGTGAATCTAAAGGATCGTCTAAACCGCGTTGTTTTGGCGCGACTTCACTTGGAGCTTGCTTCAAAGGAAAAGGCTGAGAGTATTTTGGAGGCAGAAATTACGGGTCTTGATTTTGAAATGATTTCTCAGGATGCGCAGGGGTTTGCCAATTACTATAGAGCCAATGTTAAGGTTGCATTTAGCTATAAAGTTTTAGATGGAGAGCGATATCAAGTTGTTCTTGAAAGCTCAAGCGATTATGCTTCCAATGAAAGCTTAAACTCAATTATGATCGAAGAAAATCAGATGAATGCTATAGATACTGCGCTAAAAAACATCGTTGATCAATTTGTATCACGCATTTTCTATCAAGGGACTCTGCATCAGAGGAATAATGCAGCCAATGCACAATAA